One segment of Xanthomonas oryzae pv. oryzae DNA contains the following:
- a CDS encoding YcgL domain-containing protein, producing the protein MHAYVYKSQRKQDTFVYLATRDDFSGLPAEVQAQLAPFSFVLEVALTPERRLAQADVATVREALGKHGFYLQLPKTRVLAGECDYD; encoded by the coding sequence ATGCACGCCTACGTCTATAAAAGCCAACGCAAGCAGGACACCTTCGTCTATCTCGCCACGCGTGACGATTTCTCCGGTCTTCCTGCCGAAGTGCAGGCGCAGCTGGCGCCGTTTTCGTTCGTGCTGGAGGTGGCGTTGACGCCCGAGCGACGGCTGGCGCAGGCCGACGTGGCAACGGTGCGCGAGGCGCTGGGCAAGCACGGTTTCTATCTGCAATTGCCGAAAACACGCGTGCTCGCAGGCGAGTGCGACTATGACTGA